A window from Lepus europaeus isolate LE1 chromosome 20, mLepTim1.pri, whole genome shotgun sequence encodes these proteins:
- the TRAPPC5 gene encoding trafficking protein particle complex subunit 5, whose product MEARFTRGKSALLERALARPRTEVSLSAFALLFSELVQHCQSRVFSVAELQARLAALGRQVGARVLDALVAREKGARRETKVLGALLFVKGAVWKALFGKEADKLEQANDDARTFYIIEREPLINTYISVPKENSTLNCASFTAGIVEAVLTHSGFPAKVTAHWHKGTTLMIKFEEAVIARDRALEGR is encoded by the coding sequence ATGGAGGCGCGCTTCACGCGCGGGAAGTCGGCGCTGCTGGAGCGCGCGCTGGCGCGGCCGCGCACCGAGGTGAGCCTGAGCGCCTTCGCGCTGCTCTTCTCCGAGCTGGTGCAGCACTGCCAGAGCCGCGTCTTCTCGGTGGCCGAGCTGCAGGCGCGCCTGGCCGCCCTGGGCCGCCAGGTGGGCGCGCGCGTGCTGGACGCGCTGGTGGCGCGCGAGAAGGGCGCGCGGCGCGAGACCAAGGTGCTGGGCGCGCTGCTGTTCGTGAAGGGCGCCGTGTGGAAGGCGCTGTTCGGGAAGGAGGCCGACAAGCTGGAGCAGGCCAACGACGACGCGCGCACCTTCTACATCATCGAGCGCGAGCCGCTCATCAACACCTACATCTCGGTGCCCAAGGAGAACAGCACGCTCAACTGCGCCAGCTTCACGGCGGGCATCGTGGAGGCCGTGCTCACGCACAGCGGCTTCCCCGCCAAGGTCACGGCGCACTGGCACAAGGGCACCACGCTCATGATCAAGTTCGAGGAGGCGGTCATCGCCCGCGACCGGGCCCTGGAAGGCCGCTGA
- the MCEMP1 gene encoding mast cell-expressed membrane protein 1, producing the protein MNQELKMQAVLPRAKKQVVPASDEGDHDPDYENVTLTHRNHDQPRSGDAPSTTSQGAAQPRPPSDAAQVPQWLYKAIMSLYILLALAFLLCIILSALVLVKYSEMAEELQDLRTQLWNVSSWTQRCREEQQTGWSSVERLLHEVMNSIQGVASKAQAGSEKLKTVTAEITQINRNIQKIFEKLEKKANP; encoded by the exons ATGAACCAGGAGCTCAAGATGCAGGCGGTGCTCCCCAGAGCCAAGAAACAGGTGGTGCCAGCCAGTGATGAAG GTGACCATGACCCTGACTACGAGAACGTCACCTTGACCCACAGAAATCACGACCAGCCCAGGAGCGGGGATGCACCGTCCACCACGAGCCAAG gcgcagcccagcccaggccaccctCGGACGCCGCCCAGGTGCCGCAGTGGCTGTACAAAGCCATCATGAGCCTGTACATCCTCCTCGCGCTGGCCTTCCTCCTCTGCATCATCCTCTCAGCCTTGGTCCTGGTGAAGT ATTCTGAGATGGCCGAGGAGCTGCAGGATTTGAGAACGCAGCTTTGGAACG TCTCCAGCTGGACGCAACGGTGCCGGGAGGAACAGCAGACCGGCTGGAGCAGCGTGGAGCGCCTCCTTCACGAGGTTATGAACAGCATTCAGGGCGTGGCAAGCAAAGCGCAGGCCGGCAGTGAGAAGCTGAAGACGGTGACAGCAG AAATAACCCAGATCAACAGAAACATACAGAAAATCTTCGAAAAGCTGGAGAAAAAAGCAAACCCAT AG